In Salvelinus sp. IW2-2015 unplaced genomic scaffold, ASM291031v2 Un_scaffold9635, whole genome shotgun sequence, the sequence TGTGGTGTGACCCTGGAAATCAACAAGGCTTATCTCTTCACGGGTGCGGTTCTCACTACGTCACCCAAGTTCATTGCTAGCGCCGGTTACACTGCTCAACCTGTGCTTGCAGCATCATGGCCTGTTCTAAACTATTGACTTCATCTTGTACAAGAAATCAAGTGCTTTAGAATAAAtactttacttttttttaacctttatttaacttggtaaGTCAGTTAAACAATTTCTCGTTtgcaatgacggccaaaccctgacgacgctgggccaactgtgcgccgccctatgggactcccaatcacgtccggatgtgatacagcctggctcTTCAAGTTACACTTAATAGTAGCTAATGTTatgaatttaaatgtttaatgcttgtAAATGTTTACAACTAATGCATCACCTATTTATTATGATGAATTCTAGTGTTCCAGGCTGCATCGGTATGTCTTCCTGCTCCAGGGTAAAGTTACCCCCAGGGACAGATCTAGGATCTGTTTCCACCTCACCCATGTCTAATCTTAACCATTTGTGGGGGGAAAAAGAGGAAATGGATCCAAGATCAGCATCTGGGGTTAACTTTAACCCCACAGGTTGTTGACtcactgtcttctctctgtctccaggcaGGCTGAATACTGATGGCAGGATGCATTTAGTCATGTGTGACTTTATTCAGTACTGGGAGGACTTGAATGGCACACAAAAGAAGAGCTTGACTCAACGCTACCAAAGCGGCTGCGATTGCACGGTGTGTGACAGGAATTATAGTCAAATTACTTAACACCACTTTTGTTAAATGTTTACGTTTGTCACATTGGCTAAACACAAGAGCTAGAGTATTGGGGTAATGATCAGTCAGTGATCtggatctttctctctccctgctctgatCTACAGATCATCCGCTGCTCTTCCCTCCCCTGTCCCGTCAGCGCCCCAGATGAGTGCCTTTGGACAGACTGGTTGTTGGCCGATGGCCAAAGCGGACCCCAGGCCAAGTACTCTGCCTGTCTCAAGAGGCGTGATGGGTCCTGTTCCTGGTACAGGGGGATGGCTCCATCCAAGAAGTAGTTCCTGGATATTGAAGACTCCTTAACTCTACAGGCCATCCACTCACTGCTCAGTGGCTAAATATGCCTGCAATTTAAAAGCTGGTCACTTCTTGtgcaataaaaataaactactCCTCAAATATAGCGCTCCAAGTATTCATTTcttgtgccattcatctgttTTTAAACTGGAACCAAAGGTGTWATTGAAAATCAAGtgtgatttcagtgttgtgtttcTGACTAGAACATTTTTCCTGAAATACCATCCTAAAGCCTGGGGCATGTTCAGCTGGGCACAATATTGTAGAATGAATGTTATATACATAGTCTTCCTTGACAAGGAAATGCAGCTGTGGTTCCCTTCTGCACGTTGAATGCATTTTAATGAAATTGCTGAACACTCAAACTTGCTGACCAAGATTGTCTGAGTTTTCAGAACATTTATCTTAAGTCGTCACTTTAAATTTGTACTTTAATATTGAACAATTTCTCAGACTCACTACCCACTTGGCAATGTTTTCATTTAAAACTTGTTGCATCAAAGAAAAATGAATTTTGGATTTGAGAAGTTAAATCTTTTACCTAAATCCTTTATTTGATatctagacgttgaactgacatctgggCCGAGTGGGTAGACTATATGGATAACCGTTCAGAATATTTTTGAAAGCTATGTAATGTATTTAACTAGGtgagccagttaagaacaaattcttaattagtGACTGCCTGacccggacaattgtgcgccacccaatcacggccggttgtgaatcAGCCTGGAATCgacccagggtctgtagtgctgcctctagcacagatgcagtgccttcagaccgctgcgccactcgggagccccaatacATGCATATTCGtctccttttcagcaccaattggtaatATGCAAATACTCAATTGTATATGTAAGGTTTGGAAAGTTTTTAAAAGTAAACTGGTTTAGACTATattggtgaaataaaaatactgttctggattgactgaccatgtctaaaagtaatggactattgtttctcttatttgagctgttcttgaaataatatggccttggtctttaaccaaatagatatatcttctgtataccacccctaccttgtcacaacacacctgattggctcaaacacattaagatggaaagaaattccacaaattaactttttaggcacacctgttaattgaaatacattccaggtgactacctcatgaagctggttgagagaatgccaagagtgtgcaaagctgtcatcaaggcaaagggtggctactttgaaggatctcaaatataaaatatatttgtttaatgctttttttggtttctacatgattccatatgttctatttcatagttttgatgtcttcactattattctacaatgtagaaataaaaaccctggaattagtaggtgtgtcaacttttgactggtactgtacatctgtcCAAATGAAAGATAGCCAGCTATATGTTAAGTCAAAATTGTCCAAACCGAAACGGTCACAACTGCAACAATTGAcaccatataaatatatatactgagtataccaaacattaggaacgcctgcCTAAATTTGATTTGcacccccctcttccccccctcagaacagcctcaattcatgtGGGCTTGGACTCTCCAAGGTGTCaaaggcgttccacagggatgctggcccatgttgactccaatgcttcccacagttgtgtcaagttgactgggtGTCTtttgggaggtggaccattcttgatgcacacgggaaactgttgagcattaaaaacccaggagtgttgcagttcttgacacaaaccagtgcgcctggcacctactaccatacccagtgtAGAGTATTGAGATGCATAGGCAGCAGGGGGGGTTCCAACCCTACAAGAGCCCaaacattgaaatgtattctgtTAATTCTTATGCACAATGCGATGTTCCTGTGCTAATGGAATTAGGAAACTGACGATGTCTTAAACTGGTTGTTATACAATTGCCATAGTCAGCCAGttggattattattttattagcaCAGGAGTGGTGAAAGTGCCTCACTGGGTTGAATTCACTATAACTGCTTTATTCAATTGAATGGCTTATCTGCTTATCTTACTACAGACAAAAATATTCAATTTCTCTAGAAAGTAGATGGTAAACCTGGTTGCTTTGGTTCACAGTGCAGGTTAGTGTTTCTCTTCAGTCTTGTACTGGAGTCCACATTGCAGATGGACACAGGCATAAAACCTGATTTTAAACTTCACTTTCACCATactgctaaccttaaattaagacaaaaaagcACATTTTCCTTAATGAATTGTTATAAGGACAAGACTCGTGACAAACATCAACCtgttgagtgtaatgtttacagtgGGTATTCACCACCCCTTGgacttttctcacattttgttatAGATAGTCGtctttctgaactgagctgcaggacaggaaggaaactgctcaggggtgTCACCATGAGTCCATTGGGGATTTTAAAATGGCTACGGACTTCAATggttgtgatgggagaaaactgaggatggatcaacatcgtAGTGactacaataatgacctaaatgacagtgaaaataaaaatattccaaaacatgcatcttgtatgcaacaaggcactaaagtaatactgcaaaaatctTGAATGAATAGACTTTTtggtttaaatacaaaacattatgtttgggacaaatccaacaacatatcactgagtaactgcctccttattttcaagcatggggtggctgcatcatggtatgtgTATCCTTGACCttggcaaagactggggagtttttcaggataaaaagatacaggatggagctaagcacaggcaaaatcctaaaggaaaacctgcttcagtctgcttacacaagacactgggagaggaatgcACCTTTCAGAAATACAATAATCTACAAAGTTCCTGGCTGGTCACGTTAGTTTTGACTGAAATGTCCTTGAAAATTGCTGTcgagccatgatccccaacactttgacagagcttgaagatttctGAAAGAATATTTGCAATATTGCCCAAtccagtgtgcaaagctcttagagacttagggctctattcaatcagatcctcTTCAGCCAACATCCGCATAgcagttgttttggcggtgtctgaggtggaacgtgttagagctgtcaaatccacaagcggctcctggaATTATAGCTAAACAAGATTCCGTTGACTGCACAGAGTTGCATTTAGAGAAAACCCATGCAATCTTGTTTAAAAGTATGAACCACCCAAAATAGCTCACTATAAGAACACGTTGCTATAAAAAAACGATATTACTACCATACTACTCCATCACTACCAATACTACTACACTACTTCACAATAAATACTTCTAGACTAACAAGCAAACCACATTTACTTCAGTAAATGtccttatctatttttttaatacatttcatagTGTCCTGATTAGACAGACTCTGTTCTCATTATGGCCCATATAAAACCGTTTTGCAACTGATTAATCATGTCATACCCTACACAGAGATTGATAAGGTCTGAAAGGGACTTTCCCATCGGCCAAGCCTGCAGTCTTTCTTGGTTAACTGTTGATTTTGGAACTTGCCTGAAAAAGGGAAAGTTGTTGTTTACACACAGAAATGCCACAACTTGTCGGTCTCTTAATTAAACAACAGGAAAGAAGCTGAAAAATCTAGTTTTCTGACAATGTGTAGCACTACCTAGCATGCTTGCTAGTTTGTTATCACCCACATGAGGGCGAAGCTGTTGTAGGCTGGTTAGTTACCGCTAAATAGTGTTCTCGGCCGATAATAGGAAAATGTGTCTCAGCTCTGCTTGCCCTGACTAAAAGTTACACTCCAGTCTAGCAGGCTTTAAAATAAAACGTATTTTGTGACGCCCTACTGGAACTTTGCAGTTTGGTTGTTTTCTGTTAAAAATTCCCCCTAATGGGACAACAACAGAGCAGGCTAACTTGCCTAGCTCCAAAAATGCCATAAATTGTCCATCGTTCACTTAAAAATGGGTATAAACCAGAAAGATCAGTTTTAGGCTATGCCTACTGGAATTCCTTACAATTGTGTGGTTTTCTGTAGAAAAAAACACTTGGTCAATCTCTAACCCTGTAAGCCTTAAAGTCCTGCATCAGCTCTTggaccaacaggctctgagacagcttctacccccaagcataaAACTGCTTCATAggcataagactactaaatagtaaATTAATTGGTGACTCGGACTACATCATTGACCCTATCTTACAATGACTATATGCCACCCACACGACTCTAATAatacacagacatactgtacacgcACACTGAACGTACACTCTCCACACAAATCACACATAttgactacactacacacacacacttttacactcatcatatgctgctgctactctgctctttatttgactattattattatctatcctgatgccatTACATTACCCTGTCTCATGTATGTACATAAatctcgtacctctgcacattgatctgtactaGTACCCCTGTATATCTCCATCTGTGATTTTATTccttttgtgttactatttcattAAAATAGTTTACTCTgttttgttgggaagggctcgtaagcaagcattcaCGGTAAAATTGATCCCCGTTGTATTCAGCTCATGTGacgataacatttgatttgacttgaaatGAATAGGAGTGTCTCACGCTCGGCAAAAGATTTAGTATTTAGATATttagcagctcctcttcctggggtccaaacaggaacaaaacaattacatcacaacaaaacaacacccTACATCATAATAAAACCAATAGATCATACAATAAATGACTACTTAACTCATATATTACacattacaatataaaaatgtacAATACTACAATCTTAGTTGTATGTGTTGTAGTGAtagatgtgtgtgcatgtgtgtgtcctcacagcacgtcaatacctctcacaaagacaagtttgtgatgcagtcaatctctcctctactttgagccaggagagattgaagCAAGCACgttattgatattagccctctgtgtacatttaaggccACCATACGCTCTTTCTGGGCCACTGTATTTACCTATGTCCTTCTTGTGTCTTAGCATTCActggcagtagtccaggtgataaaactaggcctgtaggatTGTTTTGTATGAGatatcaagaaagcagagcaccCTTATCATTGTCAGACCTTCCCcattagctactgttgcatcaatatgttttgacctttCAGATTTCAATCTatggttacaccaagcagtttagacTCCTCAATTGCTCAATTGCACAATATTCATGACAAGATTTAGATGAGGTTAGGATTTTATGAGTAGGTTTtagatagggttagggtttagataGGTTTATTTTAGATGAGGTTCAGGGTTTTAGATAGAGGTTAGGGTTTTAGATGAGTTTAGGGTTTTAGATTGAGGTTAGGTTTAGATGAGTTCAGGTTTTAGATGAGGTTCAGGGTTTTAGATGAGTTTATTTAGATAGGTTAGGGTTTATAGGTCAGGTTTAGATGAGGTTCAGGGTTAGAGAGTTCAGGGTTTAGAGAGTAGGGTTTAATAGGTCAGTTTAGATGAGTTAGGTTTTAGATGAGTTTAGGGTTTAGATGAGGTTCAGGGTTTAGATGACGTTTTTAGTTAGATGAGGTTCAGAGTtttagatgaggttagtttaATGAGGTTCTACTGGTTATTAGAGAGGCATCCATTAAAGAACAGCCTGTTTCTATTAGATAGGTTAACTCTCAAT encodes:
- the LOC112079800 gene encoding metalloproteinase inhibitor 2 encodes the protein MHLVMCDFIQYWEDLNGTQKKSLTQRYQSGCDCTIIRCSSLPCPVSAPDECLWTDWLLADGQSGPQAKYSACLKRRDGSCSWYRGMAPSKK